A stretch of the Streptococcus himalayensis genome encodes the following:
- a CDS encoding CBS domain-containing protein, translated as MAVKDFMTRKVVYISPDTTIAHAADMMREQDLHRLPVIENDRLVGLVTEGTIAEASPSKATTLSIYEMNYLLNKTKVKDVMIRNVITISKFASLEDAAYVMLKNKIGILPVVDNDQVAGVITDRDIFRAFLEVAGYGEEGIRLRFVTEDEVGVMEKIIHLIVGENLNIANILNISRQDGKVITEMQLDGNVDLAALKAKFETSGIPVEDIVRTSAKKL; from the coding sequence ATGGCAGTAAAAGATTTTATGACTCGTAAGGTAGTCTATATCAGCCCGGATACAACAATTGCGCACGCAGCAGATATGATGAGAGAGCAAGATTTGCATCGGTTGCCAGTGATTGAAAATGATCGCTTGGTGGGCTTGGTGACCGAAGGTACCATTGCAGAAGCTAGTCCTTCAAAGGCCACGACCTTGTCTATCTATGAGATGAATTATCTCTTGAACAAGACCAAGGTCAAAGATGTGATGATTCGCAATGTCATTACCATCTCAAAATTTGCGAGTCTTGAAGATGCGGCTTATGTGATGTTGAAAAATAAGATTGGTATTTTGCCGGTCGTAGACAATGATCAGGTTGCAGGTGTGATTACGGATCGTGATATTTTCAGAGCCTTTTTAGAGGTTGCTGGATATGGTGAGGAAGGAATTCGATTGCGTTTTGTCACAGAAGATGAAGTTGGAGTGATGGAAAAAATTATCCATTTGATTGTCGGTGAAAATCTGAATATTGCCAATATCTTGAACATTTCTCGTCAAGATGGCAAGGTTATCACAGAAATGCAGCTGGATGGGAATGTTGATTTAGCGGCTTTGAAAGCAAAATTTGAAACGAGTGGCATTCCAGTTGAGGATATCGTTCGTACAAGTGCTAAGAAATTATAA
- the yabA gene encoding DNA replication initiation control protein YabA: MNKKELFDALDAFSQNLFVTLAEVEAIKKNLKTVIEENTALRLENDKLRERLGEVERSTPIKTNQGRDNLKRIYEDGFHICTDFYGQRRENDAECMFCDELLFRKV, from the coding sequence ATGAATAAGAAAGAATTATTTGATGCCTTAGATGCTTTTTCGCAAAATCTCTTTGTCACCTTGGCTGAAGTAGAGGCTATTAAAAAAAATCTAAAAACGGTAATAGAAGAAAATACAGCTCTAAGGCTTGAAAATGATAAATTACGGGAACGTTTGGGAGAGGTGGAGCGCTCAACTCCAATCAAGACCAATCAAGGGAGAGACAATCTAAAACGGATTTATGAGGATGGTTTTCACATTTGTACGGATTTTTATGGTCAACGTCGTGAAAATGATGCAGAATGTATGTTTTGTGATGAATTGCTCTTTAGAAAGGTCTAA
- the rsmI gene encoding 16S rRNA (cytidine(1402)-2'-O)-methyltransferase, producing MQIQKSFKGQTTSGILYLVATPIGNMEDMTFRAIKTLEEVDLIAAEDTRNTGLLLKHFDISTKQVSFHEHNAKERIPELVDFLLGGKSVAQVSDAGLPSISDPGQDLVKAAVKVGISVVTIPGASAGISALIASGLSPQPHIFYGFLPRKSGQQKAFFEEKKQYPETQIFYESPHRMKATLENMFDVYGDRKAVLVRELTKIYEEYRRGMISELLASIDETPLKGECLLIVEGAGEIGLSDVSDEVVMTEISALMQDGMKTTKAIKQVAKKYGLSKSELYARFHEETGEA from the coding sequence ATGCAGATACAAAAAAGTTTTAAGGGACAGACGACCTCTGGAATCTTGTATCTGGTAGCCACTCCTATTGGAAACATGGAAGATATGACCTTTCGAGCTATTAAGACCCTAGAAGAGGTAGATTTGATTGCAGCTGAGGACACTAGAAATACTGGTCTTTTGCTCAAACATTTTGATATTTCGACCAAGCAAGTGAGTTTCCACGAGCATAATGCCAAGGAACGGATTCCTGAATTGGTGGATTTCTTATTGGGCGGAAAGAGTGTAGCCCAAGTTTCAGATGCGGGACTGCCGAGTATCTCTGACCCAGGACAGGATTTGGTCAAGGCGGCTGTGAAAGTCGGCATTTCTGTAGTGACTATTCCAGGAGCCAGTGCAGGGATTTCAGCCTTGATTGCCAGTGGTTTATCTCCGCAGCCCCATATTTTCTATGGCTTTTTACCGCGAAAATCAGGTCAGCAAAAAGCCTTTTTTGAGGAGAAAAAACAGTACCCTGAAACGCAGATTTTCTACGAATCGCCCCATCGAATGAAGGCGACTTTGGAAAATATGTTTGACGTTTATGGTGATCGTAAGGCAGTTCTGGTGCGGGAATTGACAAAAATTTATGAAGAGTACCGTAGGGGAATGATTTCCGAGTTGCTAGCCTCTATCGATGAAACGCCACTCAAAGGCGAATGCCTCTTAATTGTGGAAGGGGCTGGCGAGATAGGCTTGTCTGATGTGTCAGATGAGGTTGTGATGACAGAAATTTCAGCCTTGATGCAAGACGGGATGAAGACGACGAAGGCAATTAAGCAAGTAGCAAAGAAGTACGGCTTGTCAAAAAGTGAGCTATATGCACGTTTTCACGAAGAAACTGGGGAAGCATAA
- a CDS encoding HAD-IA family hydrolase, protein MNYQDYIWDLGGTLLDNYESSTAAFVKTLAKYGRDANHDDVYQALKCSTADAIQEFASDIPEFLTQYKKEEALALARPLLFPGTQSLLAAIVDAGGRNFLVSHRNNQVLELLEKTGISVYFTEVVTSESGFQRKPNPESMLYLKEKYAISNGLVIGDREIDRQAGAAAGLATYLFDSMENLRQTIQC, encoded by the coding sequence ATGAATTATCAAGATTACATATGGGATTTAGGGGGCACCCTTCTGGATAATTATGAATCTTCAACAGCTGCATTTGTAAAGACGTTAGCAAAGTATGGGCGTGATGCCAATCATGATGATGTTTACCAGGCTTTAAAGTGTTCAACAGCTGATGCGATTCAAGAGTTTGCCTCTGATATTCCAGAATTTTTAACCCAGTACAAAAAGGAAGAAGCCCTAGCGCTAGCTCGTCCCCTACTCTTTCCAGGGACGCAGTCTTTGTTAGCAGCTATTGTAGATGCAGGAGGAAGAAATTTTCTGGTCTCCCATCGAAACAATCAGGTGCTAGAATTGTTAGAAAAAACGGGGATTTCAGTTTATTTTACAGAAGTCGTGACTTCAGAAAGTGGCTTTCAACGAAAACCCAATCCAGAGTCTATGTTGTATTTGAAGGAAAAATATGCTATCTCCAATGGCTTGGTCATTGGTGACCGTGAGATTGATCGACAGGCTGGAGCAGCAGCTGGTTTAGCGACCTATCTCTTTGATAGTATGGAGAACTTGAGACAGACAATCCAGTGTTAG
- the tmk gene encoding dTMP kinase: protein MRKGRLISLEGPDGAGKSTVLLALEERLRQDGIDFITTREPGGVEIGEAIREIILNPRHTAMDDKTELLLYVASRRQHLREKVLPALAAGKLVLMDRFIDSSVAYQGFGRGLLVSDIEWLNQFATDGLKPDLTLYLDIEVEEGLARIEKSKDRGADRLDQESVAWHRRVREGYLSILSKEPQRVVKIDASQTLEQVISACWARLQRECE, encoded by the coding sequence ATGAGAAAAGGTAGATTGATTTCCTTGGAAGGACCAGATGGTGCGGGGAAATCCACGGTGTTGCTAGCTTTAGAAGAGCGATTAAGGCAGGATGGAATTGATTTTATAACGACTCGTGAACCGGGCGGTGTAGAGATTGGAGAAGCTATTCGAGAGATTATCCTCAATCCTCGTCACACAGCTATGGATGACAAGACAGAACTGCTCTTATATGTGGCTAGTCGTCGGCAACATTTACGCGAGAAGGTTTTGCCTGCTTTAGCAGCAGGAAAGTTGGTGTTAATGGACCGTTTTATCGACAGTTCGGTTGCTTATCAGGGCTTTGGACGAGGTCTATTGGTTTCTGATATCGAATGGCTCAATCAGTTTGCGACTGATGGCTTGAAACCTGACTTAACTCTTTATTTGGATATTGAGGTAGAAGAAGGTTTGGCTCGGATTGAGAAAAGTAAGGACCGGGGGGCGGATCGCCTTGATCAAGAAAGTGTTGCTTGGCACCGGCGTGTCCGAGAGGGGTATTTGTCTATTTTATCAAAAGAGCCACAACGAGTGGTTAAGATTGACGCCAGTCAGACACTAGAGCAAGTTATCTCAGCTTGCTGGGCTAGGCTGCAAAGAGAATGTGAATAG
- a CDS encoding DNA polymerase III subunit delta' produces MKEETLRIIQPEQIQRFEKILEQKRLHHAYLFTGAFASFEMAQFLAQALFCEEKKGVFACGRCRNCRLIEEEAFSDVTVLRPTNQLIKTETIRELVRKFSQSGIEGNRQVFIICEADKMHVHAANSLLKVIEEPQSEIYVFFLASDAEKILPTIRSRTQVFHFPKSHAYLVHRLEQEGLMRQQADMLATYAQSEAEALGAAKSTSFMRSLDEVERFVKSLLNGQKLAYVQVSSLVHLADDKEKQAQILRLIEVCLAKEIMQPKAQFYLTALSKTYQMWQANVSFQNALEYMVLNRQSSF; encoded by the coding sequence ATGAAGGAAGAAACATTACGAATCATTCAGCCAGAACAAATTCAGCGATTTGAAAAAATCTTGGAACAAAAGCGGCTTCATCATGCCTACTTATTTACTGGTGCTTTTGCTAGTTTTGAAATGGCACAATTTCTTGCCCAAGCCTTATTTTGTGAGGAAAAAAAAGGAGTTTTTGCCTGCGGACGTTGCCGGAATTGTCGCTTGATTGAAGAAGAGGCTTTTTCTGATGTAACAGTCTTACGTCCTACGAACCAGTTAATCAAGACAGAGACAATTCGTGAATTGGTGCGGAAATTCTCTCAATCAGGGATTGAAGGCAATCGACAGGTATTTATCATTTGTGAAGCAGATAAGATGCATGTTCATGCAGCTAATAGCCTGTTAAAGGTCATTGAGGAGCCCCAAAGTGAGATTTATGTCTTTTTCCTAGCGAGTGATGCGGAAAAGATTTTACCAACGATTCGCAGTCGAACGCAGGTCTTTCATTTTCCCAAGTCTCATGCCTATTTGGTGCACCGTTTGGAGCAGGAGGGGCTGATGCGTCAGCAAGCGGATATGCTTGCGACCTATGCTCAATCTGAAGCCGAAGCGTTAGGAGCTGCTAAAAGCACGAGTTTTATGCGTTCTTTGGATGAGGTCGAACGTTTTGTGAAGAGTTTGTTAAATGGGCAAAAACTGGCTTATGTACAGGTTTCTAGCTTAGTACACCTAGCAGATGACAAGGAAAAACAAGCACAGATTTTACGCTTAATCGAGGTCTGTCTAGCCAAAGAAATCATGCAGCCAAAAGCTCAATTTTACTTGACTGCTTTAAGCAAAACATACCAAATGTGGCAAGCGAATGTCAGTTTTCAGAATGCTTTAGAATACATGGTTTTAAACAGACAATCGTCTTTTTAG
- a CDS encoding YitT family protein, translated as MSKLKNYALILLGAGIFAFGINYLVIPNHLFEGGATGITLITYYLFKIPVSLMNLLINIPLFILYWRIFGVKTLYSSILGTFAVSAWLALFEKIPFTLDLEGDLVIVSLLAGIILGAGLGIIFNAGGTTGGTDIVARIAHKYTGMSIGKLMLLVDSFVLMLVVFVFKDIVMVTYTLIFVFIASRVIDLIGEGGYAGKGFLIVSAHPQELAQKIGEELERGVTFLNGQGFYSQTDLKILYCVVGRNEMQDMKQIILDIDPHAFTTITDAHEIMGEGFTLDENKQPIQR; from the coding sequence ATGAGCAAACTAAAAAACTATGCTCTTATTTTATTAGGAGCGGGCATTTTTGCCTTTGGAATTAACTATCTAGTCATTCCCAACCATCTATTTGAGGGAGGGGCTACAGGGATTACATTAATCACTTATTATTTATTTAAAATCCCTGTCTCATTGATGAACTTGCTGATTAACATTCCGCTCTTTATTCTCTATTGGCGGATTTTCGGAGTCAAAACCTTGTATTCAAGTATTTTAGGGACTTTTGCCGTTTCAGCCTGGCTAGCCCTCTTTGAAAAAATTCCATTCACGCTTGATTTAGAGGGAGACTTGGTCATTGTCAGTCTTCTAGCAGGTATTATTTTAGGAGCAGGCCTTGGAATTATCTTTAATGCTGGGGGAACGACTGGAGGAACGGATATCGTGGCTCGTATCGCCCACAAATACACAGGCATGTCCATCGGAAAACTCATGCTCCTTGTGGATTCCTTTGTTCTGATGTTAGTTGTTTTTGTCTTCAAAGATATTGTCATGGTGACCTACACCCTCATCTTTGTCTTTATCGCTTCTCGTGTCATCGACTTGATTGGAGAAGGTGGATATGCCGGAAAAGGATTTCTCATCGTAAGTGCTCATCCGCAAGAACTCGCTCAAAAAATCGGAGAAGAACTCGAACGCGGTGTTACTTTCCTAAACGGACAGGGTTTTTATAGCCAAACTGATTTAAAAATCCTCTACTGCGTTGTTGGGAGAAATGAAATGCAGGATATGAAACAGATTATTCTGGATATCGATCCCCATGCCTTTACAACAATTACCGATGCCCATGAGATTATGGGAGAAGGATTTACATTGGATGAAAATAAACAACCCATTCAACGATAA
- the ezrA gene encoding septation ring formation regulator EzrA gives MSSGLIILTIVIAVLLIVAYITAVLLRKRNETLLTKLEEKKEELYNLPVNDEVERVKNLHLIGQSQIAFREWNQKWVDLSLNSFADIENNLFESETYNSSFRFMKAKHGIDKIESQIGLIEEDIAAIREALKNLEEQEAHNSGRVVHALDLFEKLQTNVANHADSYSVALPEIEKQLENIESEFSQFVTLNSSGDPIEAAEILDKTEDHILALTQIVEKIPAIVVELLTKLPEQVEDLESGYRKLLESDYHFLETDIESRLQQLHMLISHNRDNLAHLELDNAQYENEQLQEEIDALYDIFTREINAHKQTEKYLKTLPGYLTHMKENRANLSSELERLSNVYLIPETLRDQINQLENELAGLDSVVLGAVEDSTDLKQAYSVWSEKLGTIQDRLKELEDEQILLGETLAQIEKDDVNARQKANIYVNKLHTIKRYMEKRNLPGIPKSFLELFFTASHHTEDLVADLESDLVDMGAANRMLDILTNDMSELEDETYRIVQYATLTEQLLQYSNRYRSFDEGVQAAFNRSLEIFEHEFDYQASFEEISQALDIVEPGVSTRFVTSYEKTRETIRF, from the coding sequence ATGTCTAGTGGACTAATCATACTGACCATAGTCATAGCAGTACTATTGATTGTAGCCTATATCACTGCTGTACTATTGAGAAAGAGAAATGAAACCCTACTTACAAAATTGGAGGAGAAAAAAGAAGAACTCTACAATCTTCCAGTGAATGATGAGGTCGAGCGTGTCAAGAATTTACATCTCATTGGGCAGAGTCAAATCGCCTTTCGGGAGTGGAATCAAAAATGGGTTGACTTATCATTAAATTCATTTGCAGACATCGAAAACAATCTTTTTGAGTCAGAAACCTACAACAGTTCTTTTCGTTTTATGAAGGCCAAACATGGCATAGATAAGATTGAAAGTCAGATTGGGTTGATTGAGGAAGATATTGCAGCCATTCGTGAAGCATTGAAAAACTTGGAAGAGCAAGAGGCACACAACAGCGGTCGTGTTGTCCATGCGCTCGATCTGTTTGAAAAATTACAAACCAATGTTGCCAATCATGCAGATAGCTATAGTGTAGCTCTTCCTGAAATTGAAAAGCAATTAGAGAATATCGAATCAGAATTTTCTCAGTTTGTGACCTTAAACTCATCAGGTGATCCTATTGAAGCGGCGGAAATCTTAGACAAGACAGAAGATCATATTCTAGCCTTGACTCAGATTGTAGAAAAAATTCCTGCGATTGTGGTCGAATTGCTGACCAAGCTACCTGAACAAGTGGAAGATTTGGAGTCTGGCTATCGCAAACTTTTAGAGAGTGACTATCATTTCTTAGAGACAGATATTGAATCTCGTCTGCAGCAATTGCATATGCTAATCAGTCACAATCGAGACAATTTGGCTCATCTTGAATTAGACAATGCTCAATATGAAAATGAACAGCTTCAAGAAGAGATTGATGCCCTGTATGATATTTTCACGCGTGAAATCAACGCGCACAAGCAGACAGAGAAATACCTCAAAACGCTGCCAGGCTATTTAACCCATATGAAGGAAAATCGAGCAAATCTTTCTTCTGAATTAGAGCGCTTAAGTAACGTTTATCTAATTCCAGAAACCTTGCGTGATCAGATTAACCAGTTGGAAAATGAATTGGCTGGGTTAGACAGCGTTGTTTTAGGAGCTGTGGAAGATTCTACTGATTTGAAACAAGCTTATTCTGTTTGGTCAGAAAAATTGGGAACCATCCAAGACCGCTTAAAAGAATTAGAAGATGAGCAAATCTTGTTAGGAGAGACCTTGGCTCAGATTGAAAAAGATGATGTCAATGCGCGTCAAAAAGCAAATATTTATGTAAATAAATTGCATACGATTAAACGTTATATGGAAAAACGAAATCTCCCAGGAATTCCAAAGAGTTTCCTAGAACTCTTCTTTACCGCTAGTCATCATACAGAAGACCTAGTCGCAGATTTGGAATCTGATTTAGTAGATATGGGAGCAGCTAATCGTATGTTGGATATTTTGACCAATGATATGAGTGAATTAGAGGATGAAACCTATCGAATTGTGCAATATGCTACCTTGACAGAGCAGTTGTTGCAGTATTCAAATCGCTACCGCTCTTTCGATGAAGGGGTGCAAGCTGCCTTCAATCGTTCGTTGGAGATCTTTGAGCATGAGTTTGATTATCAGGCATCATTTGAAGAAATTTCACAAGCATTGGATATTGTGGAACCTGGTGTTTCAACACGGTTTGTGACTTCTTATGAAAAGACACGTGAAACGATTCGATTTTAA
- a CDS encoding IS1182 family transposase, which translates to MFHKENPDYNRRQVGFYTLEELVPKDHFLRQLEETVDFSVIYDLVEDSYSSDKGRPSLDPVMLVKIPLIQCFYGIRSMRQTIKDIEVNVAYRWFLGLSLDDKVPHFTTYGKNYSRRFAETEVITRIFEHVLNLCLTAGLVDTDEIFIDGTHIKAAANNHKYRRQEVEAQAKWMSEQLEKEIAQDRVTHEKKPLKPAAKGEANTKKMSTTDPDSGWFHKGEHKEVFAYAAQVACDKHGWALAYTVEAGNVHDSQAFPAFAKLEPFHPNYIIADSGYKTPSIAKCLLDQHITPVFPYTRPRGKKGMLRPNDFIYDEHYDVYLCPENQVLSYSTTNRSGYREYKSDPKTCATCPLLKSCTESKTKQKLVTRHIWKGYMEICEEIRHQRGMKERYQHRKETIERLFGTAKEYHNLRYTREIGKPKMRDKVGLTLACLNLKKLVKMRAGRPFYVALIYSFRLLFSKITGSIISVVGKSTVEIMEPFSV; encoded by the coding sequence ATGTTTCACAAAGAAAATCCCGATTATAACCGTCGTCAAGTAGGCTTCTATACGCTTGAAGAGTTAGTTCCAAAGGACCACTTTCTGCGTCAGTTGGAGGAAACTGTCGACTTTTCTGTCATCTATGACTTGGTGGAGGATAGTTATTCCTCAGACAAGGGTCGTCCTAGCCTTGACCCTGTTATGCTGGTCAAAATCCCTCTGATTCAGTGCTTCTATGGCATTCGCTCCATGCGTCAGACCATCAAGGACATTGAGGTCAATGTTGCCTATCGTTGGTTTCTGGGCTTGAGTCTGGACGATAAGGTGCCTCATTTTACCACATACGGTAAAAACTACAGCCGTCGTTTCGCTGAAACAGAAGTGATCACGCGTATCTTCGAACATGTCCTCAATCTCTGTTTGACTGCTGGATTAGTGGATACAGATGAGATTTTCATCGACGGAACGCACATCAAAGCAGCTGCCAACAACCATAAATACAGACGACAAGAGGTCGAGGCTCAAGCTAAATGGATGAGTGAACAACTCGAAAAAGAAATCGCACAAGATCGGGTAACACATGAAAAAAAGCCCTTAAAGCCCGCCGCAAAAGGCGAGGCTAACACTAAAAAGATGTCCACGACTGACCCTGATAGTGGTTGGTTTCATAAGGGGGAGCATAAGGAGGTTTTCGCTTATGCAGCACAGGTGGCTTGCGACAAACACGGTTGGGCATTAGCCTATACTGTTGAAGCAGGCAATGTCCATGATAGTCAAGCTTTCCCTGCTTTCGCAAAGCTAGAACCGTTTCACCCCAACTATATCATCGCTGACTCTGGTTATAAAACTCCCAGTATTGCCAAATGTCTACTGGATCAGCATATCACACCTGTCTTTCCCTACACCAGACCTCGTGGCAAGAAGGGCATGTTACGACCGAATGATTTCATTTATGACGAGCATTATGACGTCTACCTCTGCCCTGAAAACCAAGTCTTGTCTTACAGCACTACCAACCGTTCTGGCTATCGAGAATACAAGAGTGACCCTAAGACTTGTGCAACCTGTCCACTCCTAAAGAGTTGTACTGAAAGTAAGACCAAGCAGAAGCTAGTCACCAGACATATCTGGAAAGGTTACATGGAGATTTGTGAAGAGATTCGCCACCAAAGAGGGATGAAAGAGCGATATCAGCACCGCAAGGAGACGATAGAGCGACTCTTTGGGACGGCTAAAGAATACCATAATCTCCGCTATACAAGAGAAATTGGTAAGCCCAAAATGCGAGATAAAGTTGGGCTGACTTTGGCGTGCCTTAATCTCAAAAAACTGGTGAAAATGAGGGCAGGAAGGCCTTTTTATGTTGCCCTAATCTACTCTTTTAGACTACTTTTTTCAAAAATAACAGGCTCTATAATATCTGTAGTGGGTAAATCCACTGTGGAGATTATGGAGCCTTTTTCAGTGTAG
- the gyrB gene encoding DNA topoisomerase (ATP-hydrolyzing) subunit B, translating to MTEEKKEKQVQEYDASQIQVLEGLEAVRMRPGMYIGSTSKEGLHHLVWEIVDNSIDEALAGFATSIQVFIERDNSITVVDDGRGIPVDIQEKTGRPAVETVFTVLHAGGKFGGGGYKVSGGLHGVGSSVVNALSTQLDVKVYKNGQIYYQEYHRGQVQDDLTVIGETDRSGTTVHFTPDPEIFTETTVYEFDKLNKRIQELAFLNRGLKISIADKREGLEQTRDYHYEGGISSYVEYINENKDAIFETPIYTDGEMDDITVEVAIQYTTGYHETVMSFANNIHTHEGGTHEQGFRTALTRVINDYAKKNKLLKENEDNLTGEDVREGLTAVISVKHPNPQFEGQTKTKLGNSEVVKITNRLFSEAFSEFLLENPQVAKKIVEKGILAAKARIAAKRAREVTRKKSGLEISNLPGKLADCSSNNPAETELFIVEGDSAGGSAKSGRNREFQAILPIRGKILNVEKASMDKILANEEIRSLFTAMGTGFGADFDVSKARYHKLVIMTDADVDGAHIRTLLLTLIYRYMKPVLEAGYVYIAQPPIYGVKVGSDIKEYIQPGANQEEELKEALARYSEGRAKPTIQRYKGLGEMDDHQLWETTMNPDNRLMARVSVDDAAEADKIFDMLMGDRVEPRRDFIEANAVYSTLDV from the coding sequence ATGACAGAAGAGAAAAAAGAAAAGCAAGTACAGGAATATGATGCAAGTCAGATTCAAGTCTTAGAAGGACTCGAAGCGGTACGCATGCGGCCAGGGATGTATATCGGCTCAACCTCAAAAGAGGGATTGCACCACTTGGTTTGGGAAATTGTTGACAATTCTATTGACGAAGCTTTGGCTGGTTTTGCGACCTCTATTCAGGTTTTTATTGAAAGAGATAATTCCATCACAGTTGTTGACGATGGTCGGGGTATTCCGGTTGATATTCAAGAAAAGACGGGGCGCCCAGCAGTTGAGACGGTCTTTACAGTGCTACATGCTGGAGGGAAATTTGGCGGCGGTGGCTATAAGGTCTCTGGTGGACTTCATGGGGTCGGTTCTTCCGTTGTGAATGCCCTGTCAACCCAGTTGGACGTCAAGGTCTATAAAAATGGTCAAATTTATTACCAAGAATACCATCGCGGACAAGTCCAGGATGATTTGACAGTTATTGGAGAAACAGATAGATCAGGAACGACTGTTCATTTCACTCCAGATCCGGAAATCTTTACAGAAACAACCGTTTACGAGTTTGATAAGCTTAATAAACGAATTCAAGAATTGGCCTTTTTAAATCGAGGCTTAAAAATCTCCATCGCAGACAAGCGGGAGGGGTTAGAGCAGACGCGTGATTACCACTATGAAGGTGGAATTTCTAGCTATGTTGAATATATCAATGAAAATAAGGATGCGATTTTTGAAACGCCAATCTACACGGATGGGGAGATGGATGACATTACGGTCGAAGTCGCTATCCAATATACGACGGGTTATCATGAAACGGTCATGAGTTTTGCCAATAACATTCATACCCATGAAGGTGGAACGCACGAGCAAGGATTTCGAACAGCTTTAACGCGGGTTATCAATGATTACGCCAAGAAAAACAAACTTCTCAAGGAAAATGAGGATAATCTCACCGGAGAGGATGTCCGCGAAGGCTTGACAGCGGTGATTTCGGTTAAACATCCCAATCCTCAGTTTGAAGGTCAGACCAAGACCAAGCTGGGAAATAGCGAGGTTGTGAAAATCACCAATCGCTTGTTTAGTGAGGCATTTTCAGAATTCCTGCTTGAAAATCCCCAAGTTGCTAAGAAAATTGTAGAAAAAGGGATTTTAGCGGCCAAGGCTCGGATTGCGGCCAAGCGAGCAAGGGAAGTAACCCGTAAAAAATCAGGATTAGAGATTTCCAATCTCCCTGGGAAGTTGGCTGATTGCTCCTCTAATAATCCAGCTGAAACAGAACTCTTTATCGTAGAGGGAGATTCAGCGGGTGGTTCAGCAAAATCAGGCCGAAATCGTGAATTTCAAGCCATTCTACCGATTCGTGGGAAGATTTTGAATGTTGAAAAGGCGAGCATGGATAAGATCTTAGCCAATGAAGAAATTCGTAGCCTATTTACAGCTATGGGAACTGGTTTTGGAGCCGATTTTGATGTGAGTAAGGCTCGCTATCACAAGTTAGTCATCATGACAGATGCCGATGTTGATGGGGCTCATATCCGTACCTTGCTATTGACCCTCATTTATCGCTATATGAAGCCAGTCTTGGAAGCAGGGTATGTCTATATCGCTCAACCACCGATTTATGGTGTCAAGGTTGGTAGTGATATAAAAGAGTATATTCAGCCAGGTGCTAACCAAGAAGAAGAATTGAAAGAAGCCTTGGCGCGGTATTCTGAAGGACGGGCAAAACCTACGATTCAGCGGTATAAAGGGCTTGGAGAGATGGATGACCACCAGCTATGGGAAACGACCATGAATCCAGACAATCGTTTGATGGCGCGTGTGTCCGTTGATGATGCAGCCGAAGCAGATAAGATTTTTGACATGTTGATGGGGGATCGTGTAGAACCTCGCCGTGACTTTATTGAGGCAAATGCTGTTTACAGTACACTGGACGTTTAA